From a region of the Coffea arabica cultivar ET-39 chromosome 3e, Coffea Arabica ET-39 HiFi, whole genome shotgun sequence genome:
- the LOC113736209 gene encoding cyanate hydratase isoform X1, whose protein sequence is MAEQSKKLSIAAELQAVKHKSGKTYGQIAEETGLTNVYVAQLFKRQAQLKPDTVPKLRASLPELPEELIQEMMRPPLRSYDPNLIQDPTVYRLNEAVMHFGESIKEIINEEFGDGIMSAIDFYCSVDKIKGVDGKERVVVTFDGKYLPHSEQKSEHMMSRLTLQGN, encoded by the exons ATGGCAGAACAGAGCAAGAAACTAAGCATAGCAGCTGAACTTCAAGCAGTGAAGCACAAGTCAGGCAAGACTTATGGTCAGATTGCTGAAGAAACTGGATTGACGAATGTTTATGTTGCTCAGCTATTCAAGAGGCAAGCCCAGTTGAAGCCTGATACTGTCCCTAAATTACGAGCATCCTTGCCTGAGCTGCCTGAGGAGTTAATTCAAGAAATGATGCGGCCACCTCTCAGGTCATATGATCCTAATTTAATTCAAGACCCAACTGTTTATAG GCTCAATGAAGCTGTTATGCATTTTGGTGAGAGCATTAAAGAAATTATCAATGAGGAATTTGGTGATGGCAT CATGTCTGCTATAGACTTCTATTGTTCTGTTGACAAAATTAAAGGTGTGGATGGAAAAGAGCGTGTTGTTGTGACTTTTGATGGGAAGTACTTGCCACATTCTGAGCAG AAATCTGAACACATGATGTCAAGGTTGACATTACAAGGAAATTAA
- the LOC113736209 gene encoding cyanate hydratase isoform X2: MAEQSKKLSIAAELQAVKHKSGKTYGQIAEETGLTNVYVAQLFKRQAQLKPDTVPKLRASLPELPEELIQEMMRPPLRLNEAVMHFGESIKEIINEEFGDGIMSAIDFYCSVDKIKGVDGKERVVVTFDGKYLPHSEQKSEHMMSRLTLQGN; the protein is encoded by the exons ATGGCAGAACAGAGCAAGAAACTAAGCATAGCAGCTGAACTTCAAGCAGTGAAGCACAAGTCAGGCAAGACTTATGGTCAGATTGCTGAAGAAACTGGATTGACGAATGTTTATGTTGCTCAGCTATTCAAGAGGCAAGCCCAGTTGAAGCCTGATACTGTCCCTAAATTACGAGCATCCTTGCCTGAGCTGCCTGAGGAGTTAATTCAAGAAATGATGCGGCCACCTCTCAG GCTCAATGAAGCTGTTATGCATTTTGGTGAGAGCATTAAAGAAATTATCAATGAGGAATTTGGTGATGGCAT CATGTCTGCTATAGACTTCTATTGTTCTGTTGACAAAATTAAAGGTGTGGATGGAAAAGAGCGTGTTGTTGTGACTTTTGATGGGAAGTACTTGCCACATTCTGAGCAG AAATCTGAACACATGATGTCAAGGTTGACATTACAAGGAAATTAA
- the LOC113736386 gene encoding protein NRT1/ PTR FAMILY 5.2-like isoform X2 has translation MALMDTLKMVLLISKGNLFLDRREEDGELAVYEVFERMAFYGISSNLFIYLTKKLHQGTVTSANNVTNWVGTVWMTPILGAYFADAVLGRYWTLVIACAIYLSGMSLLTLAVSVPRLRPPHCADPKGINCQKADKLQLGVYFAALYILAVGTGGTKPNISTIGADQFDEFDPKEKLHKLSFFNWWMFGIFLGTLFANTVLVWIQDNVGWTLGYGLPTTGLAISILIFLAGTQFYRHRIPTGSPFTRMAQVIIASLRKWKVSVPSDPKELYELDLEEYAKNKKVRIDSTPSLRFLNKACVKTTSTNPWMLCPVTQVEETKQMLRMIPILIATFIPSTMIAQINTLFVKQGTTLNRRLGGFNIPPASLAAFVTLSMLISVILYDRYFMKIIRRWTNNPRGITLLQRMGIGMILHIVIMTVASLTEKYRLSVAKDHGLVQNAGQVPRSILLLLPQFVLMGVADAFLEVAKIEFFYDQAPESMKSLGTSYSMTTLGAGNFISSFLLSTVSRITKRDGNEWIQNNLNASHLDYYYAFFAVLNVLNIIFFLIMTKLYIYKAEISDSMVVLREELGGLKSKVTDEEATTT, from the exons ATGGCTCTGATGGATACACTCAAGATGGTACTGTTGATCTCAAAGGGAAACCTGTTCTTAGATCGAAGAGAGGAGGATGGAGAGCTTGCAG TGTACGAGGTGTTCGAACGTATGGCATTCTATGGAATATCTTCGAATCTCTTCATATACTTGACCAAAAAGCTCCATCAGGGCACAGTTACATCAGCCAATAATGTCACCAATTGGGTAGGAACCGTCTGGATGACTCCAATCTTGGGTGCATATTTTGCTGATGCTGTTCTTGGCCGCTATTGGACGTTGGTGATTGCATGTGCAATATATCTCTCG GGAATGTCTTTATTGACACTAGCAGTTTCAGTCCCCAGACTCAGGCCGCCCCACTGTGCTGATCCAAAGGGCATCAATTGCCAGAAGGCCGacaaattgcaattaggagtaTATTTCGCTGCCCTCTATATACTTGCAGTTGGAACTGGTGGCACAAAACCAAATATTTCAACAATTGGTGCTgatcaatttgatgaatttGACCCCAAAGAAAAGCTTCACAAGCTTTCCTTCTTTAATTGGTGGATGTTTGGCATATTTCTTGGGACACTTTTTGCCAACACAGTTCTTGTTTGGATTCAAGACAATGTGGGATGGACTCTCGGTTACGGCCTTCCTACGACTGGACTTGCCATTTCTATACTGATATTCTTGGCAGGCACACAATTTTATAGGCATAGAATTCCTACTGGAAGTCCCTTTACAAGAATGGCCCAAGTCATAATTGCTTCCCTGAGAAAATGGAAGGTTTCTGTCCCTAGTGACCCTAAAGAACTATATGAGCTTGATCTTGAAGAGTATGCGAAAAATAAGAAAGTCAGGATTGATTCTACACCTTCATTGAG ATTTCTAAACAAAGCTTGTGTAAAAACAACTTCCACCAATCCATGGATGCTCTGTCCAGTTACCCAAGTGGAGGAAACTAAACAGATGCTACGAATGATTCCCATCCTAATCGCTACATTCATTCCAAGCACAATGATTGCACAGATTAACACACTTTTTGTCAAGCAAGGTACAACTCTCAACAGACGTCTTGGTGGCTTCAATATTCCACCAGCAAGCTTAGCAGCATTTGTAACATTAAGCATGCTGATCTCCGTCATATTATATGACCGATACTTTATGAAAATCATCAGAAGATGGACTAACAATCCTAGAGGAATTACTCTGCTTCAGAGAATGGGAATTGGAATGATTCTGCATATTGTTATAATGACAGTGGCATCGCTAACTGAGAAATACAGGCTTTCCGTGGCCAAAGATCATGGCCTAGTGCAAAATGCAGGTCAAGTGCCTCGGTCCATATTGCTTTTGCTTCCTCAATTCGTTCTTATGGGAGTAGCTGATGCATTCCTGGAGGTAGCAAAAATCGAGTTCTTCTATGATCAAGCACCAGAAAGCATGAAAAGTCTTGGAACATCTTATTCCATGACTACCTTAGGAGCTGGAAATTTCATCAGCAGTTTTCTTTTGTCTACAGTTTCTCGTATCACGAAGAGGGATGGGAACGAATGGATTCAAAACAACCTTAATGCTTCTCATCTCGACTATTATTATGCATTTTTTGCAGTATTAAACGTCTTGAACATTATCTTTTTCTTGATTATGACCAAGCTTTATATATACAAGGCAGAAATTTCGGATTCGATGGTTGTGCTCAGAGAAGAACTTGGGGGATTGAAGAGTAAGGTAACCGATGAAGAGGCAACAACAACATAG
- the LOC113736386 gene encoding protein NRT1/ PTR FAMILY 5.2-like isoform X3: MAFYGISSNLFIYLTKKLHQGTVTSANNVTNWVGTVWMTPILGAYFADAVLGRYWTLVIACAIYLSGMSLLTLAVSVPRLRPPHCADPKGINCQKADKLQLGVYFAALYILAVGTGGTKPNISTIGADQFDEFDPKEKLHKLSFFNWWMFGIFLGTLFANTVLVWIQDNVGWTLGYGLPTTGLAISILIFLAGTQFYRHRIPTGSPFTRMAQVIIASLRKWKVSVPSDPKELYELDLEEYAKNKKVRIDSTPSLRFLNKACVKTTSTNPWMLCPVTQVEETKQMLRMIPILIATFIPSTMIAQINTLFVKQGTTLNRRLGGFNIPPASLAAFVTLSMLISVILYDRYFMKIIRRWTNNPRGITLLQRMGIGMILHIVIMTVASLTEKYRLSVAKDHGLVQNAGQVPRSILLLLPQFVLMGVADAFLEVAKIEFFYDQAPESMKSLGTSYSMTTLGAGNFISSFLLSTVSRITKRDGNEWIQNNLNASHLDYYYAFFAVLNVLNIIFFLIMTKLYIYKAEISDSMVVLREELGGLKSKVTDEEATTT, from the exons ATGGCATTCTATGGAATATCTTCGAATCTCTTCATATACTTGACCAAAAAGCTCCATCAGGGCACAGTTACATCAGCCAATAATGTCACCAATTGGGTAGGAACCGTCTGGATGACTCCAATCTTGGGTGCATATTTTGCTGATGCTGTTCTTGGCCGCTATTGGACGTTGGTGATTGCATGTGCAATATATCTCTCG GGAATGTCTTTATTGACACTAGCAGTTTCAGTCCCCAGACTCAGGCCGCCCCACTGTGCTGATCCAAAGGGCATCAATTGCCAGAAGGCCGacaaattgcaattaggagtaTATTTCGCTGCCCTCTATATACTTGCAGTTGGAACTGGTGGCACAAAACCAAATATTTCAACAATTGGTGCTgatcaatttgatgaatttGACCCCAAAGAAAAGCTTCACAAGCTTTCCTTCTTTAATTGGTGGATGTTTGGCATATTTCTTGGGACACTTTTTGCCAACACAGTTCTTGTTTGGATTCAAGACAATGTGGGATGGACTCTCGGTTACGGCCTTCCTACGACTGGACTTGCCATTTCTATACTGATATTCTTGGCAGGCACACAATTTTATAGGCATAGAATTCCTACTGGAAGTCCCTTTACAAGAATGGCCCAAGTCATAATTGCTTCCCTGAGAAAATGGAAGGTTTCTGTCCCTAGTGACCCTAAAGAACTATATGAGCTTGATCTTGAAGAGTATGCGAAAAATAAGAAAGTCAGGATTGATTCTACACCTTCATTGAG ATTTCTAAACAAAGCTTGTGTAAAAACAACTTCCACCAATCCATGGATGCTCTGTCCAGTTACCCAAGTGGAGGAAACTAAACAGATGCTACGAATGATTCCCATCCTAATCGCTACATTCATTCCAAGCACAATGATTGCACAGATTAACACACTTTTTGTCAAGCAAGGTACAACTCTCAACAGACGTCTTGGTGGCTTCAATATTCCACCAGCAAGCTTAGCAGCATTTGTAACATTAAGCATGCTGATCTCCGTCATATTATATGACCGATACTTTATGAAAATCATCAGAAGATGGACTAACAATCCTAGAGGAATTACTCTGCTTCAGAGAATGGGAATTGGAATGATTCTGCATATTGTTATAATGACAGTGGCATCGCTAACTGAGAAATACAGGCTTTCCGTGGCCAAAGATCATGGCCTAGTGCAAAATGCAGGTCAAGTGCCTCGGTCCATATTGCTTTTGCTTCCTCAATTCGTTCTTATGGGAGTAGCTGATGCATTCCTGGAGGTAGCAAAAATCGAGTTCTTCTATGATCAAGCACCAGAAAGCATGAAAAGTCTTGGAACATCTTATTCCATGACTACCTTAGGAGCTGGAAATTTCATCAGCAGTTTTCTTTTGTCTACAGTTTCTCGTATCACGAAGAGGGATGGGAACGAATGGATTCAAAACAACCTTAATGCTTCTCATCTCGACTATTATTATGCATTTTTTGCAGTATTAAACGTCTTGAACATTATCTTTTTCTTGATTATGACCAAGCTTTATATATACAAGGCAGAAATTTCGGATTCGATGGTTGTGCTCAGAGAAGAACTTGGGGGATTGAAGAGTAAGGTAACCGATGAAGAGGCAACAACAACATAG
- the LOC113736386 gene encoding protein NRT1/ PTR FAMILY 5.2-like isoform X1, which translates to MASLELAENGSDGYTQDGTVDLKGKPVLRSKRGGWRACRFVVVYEVFERMAFYGISSNLFIYLTKKLHQGTVTSANNVTNWVGTVWMTPILGAYFADAVLGRYWTLVIACAIYLSGMSLLTLAVSVPRLRPPHCADPKGINCQKADKLQLGVYFAALYILAVGTGGTKPNISTIGADQFDEFDPKEKLHKLSFFNWWMFGIFLGTLFANTVLVWIQDNVGWTLGYGLPTTGLAISILIFLAGTQFYRHRIPTGSPFTRMAQVIIASLRKWKVSVPSDPKELYELDLEEYAKNKKVRIDSTPSLRFLNKACVKTTSTNPWMLCPVTQVEETKQMLRMIPILIATFIPSTMIAQINTLFVKQGTTLNRRLGGFNIPPASLAAFVTLSMLISVILYDRYFMKIIRRWTNNPRGITLLQRMGIGMILHIVIMTVASLTEKYRLSVAKDHGLVQNAGQVPRSILLLLPQFVLMGVADAFLEVAKIEFFYDQAPESMKSLGTSYSMTTLGAGNFISSFLLSTVSRITKRDGNEWIQNNLNASHLDYYYAFFAVLNVLNIIFFLIMTKLYIYKAEISDSMVVLREELGGLKSKVTDEEATTT; encoded by the exons ATGGCCTCACTAGAGCTAGCAGAAAATGGCTCTGATGGATACACTCAAGATGGTACTGTTGATCTCAAAGGGAAACCTGTTCTTAGATCGAAGAGAGGAGGATGGAGAGCTTGCAGGTTTGTTGTTG TGTACGAGGTGTTCGAACGTATGGCATTCTATGGAATATCTTCGAATCTCTTCATATACTTGACCAAAAAGCTCCATCAGGGCACAGTTACATCAGCCAATAATGTCACCAATTGGGTAGGAACCGTCTGGATGACTCCAATCTTGGGTGCATATTTTGCTGATGCTGTTCTTGGCCGCTATTGGACGTTGGTGATTGCATGTGCAATATATCTCTCG GGAATGTCTTTATTGACACTAGCAGTTTCAGTCCCCAGACTCAGGCCGCCCCACTGTGCTGATCCAAAGGGCATCAATTGCCAGAAGGCCGacaaattgcaattaggagtaTATTTCGCTGCCCTCTATATACTTGCAGTTGGAACTGGTGGCACAAAACCAAATATTTCAACAATTGGTGCTgatcaatttgatgaatttGACCCCAAAGAAAAGCTTCACAAGCTTTCCTTCTTTAATTGGTGGATGTTTGGCATATTTCTTGGGACACTTTTTGCCAACACAGTTCTTGTTTGGATTCAAGACAATGTGGGATGGACTCTCGGTTACGGCCTTCCTACGACTGGACTTGCCATTTCTATACTGATATTCTTGGCAGGCACACAATTTTATAGGCATAGAATTCCTACTGGAAGTCCCTTTACAAGAATGGCCCAAGTCATAATTGCTTCCCTGAGAAAATGGAAGGTTTCTGTCCCTAGTGACCCTAAAGAACTATATGAGCTTGATCTTGAAGAGTATGCGAAAAATAAGAAAGTCAGGATTGATTCTACACCTTCATTGAG ATTTCTAAACAAAGCTTGTGTAAAAACAACTTCCACCAATCCATGGATGCTCTGTCCAGTTACCCAAGTGGAGGAAACTAAACAGATGCTACGAATGATTCCCATCCTAATCGCTACATTCATTCCAAGCACAATGATTGCACAGATTAACACACTTTTTGTCAAGCAAGGTACAACTCTCAACAGACGTCTTGGTGGCTTCAATATTCCACCAGCAAGCTTAGCAGCATTTGTAACATTAAGCATGCTGATCTCCGTCATATTATATGACCGATACTTTATGAAAATCATCAGAAGATGGACTAACAATCCTAGAGGAATTACTCTGCTTCAGAGAATGGGAATTGGAATGATTCTGCATATTGTTATAATGACAGTGGCATCGCTAACTGAGAAATACAGGCTTTCCGTGGCCAAAGATCATGGCCTAGTGCAAAATGCAGGTCAAGTGCCTCGGTCCATATTGCTTTTGCTTCCTCAATTCGTTCTTATGGGAGTAGCTGATGCATTCCTGGAGGTAGCAAAAATCGAGTTCTTCTATGATCAAGCACCAGAAAGCATGAAAAGTCTTGGAACATCTTATTCCATGACTACCTTAGGAGCTGGAAATTTCATCAGCAGTTTTCTTTTGTCTACAGTTTCTCGTATCACGAAGAGGGATGGGAACGAATGGATTCAAAACAACCTTAATGCTTCTCATCTCGACTATTATTATGCATTTTTTGCAGTATTAAACGTCTTGAACATTATCTTTTTCTTGATTATGACCAAGCTTTATATATACAAGGCAGAAATTTCGGATTCGATGGTTGTGCTCAGAGAAGAACTTGGGGGATTGAAGAGTAAGGTAACCGATGAAGAGGCAACAACAACATAG
- the LOC113736386 gene encoding protein NRT1/ PTR FAMILY 5.2-like isoform X4, whose product MCNISLVPRLRPPHCADPKGINCQKADKLQLGVYFAALYILAVGTGGTKPNISTIGADQFDEFDPKEKLHKLSFFNWWMFGIFLGTLFANTVLVWIQDNVGWTLGYGLPTTGLAISILIFLAGTQFYRHRIPTGSPFTRMAQVIIASLRKWKVSVPSDPKELYELDLEEYAKNKKVRIDSTPSLRFLNKACVKTTSTNPWMLCPVTQVEETKQMLRMIPILIATFIPSTMIAQINTLFVKQGTTLNRRLGGFNIPPASLAAFVTLSMLISVILYDRYFMKIIRRWTNNPRGITLLQRMGIGMILHIVIMTVASLTEKYRLSVAKDHGLVQNAGQVPRSILLLLPQFVLMGVADAFLEVAKIEFFYDQAPESMKSLGTSYSMTTLGAGNFISSFLLSTVSRITKRDGNEWIQNNLNASHLDYYYAFFAVLNVLNIIFFLIMTKLYIYKAEISDSMVVLREELGGLKSKVTDEEATTT is encoded by the exons ATGTGCAATATATCTCTCG TCCCCAGACTCAGGCCGCCCCACTGTGCTGATCCAAAGGGCATCAATTGCCAGAAGGCCGacaaattgcaattaggagtaTATTTCGCTGCCCTCTATATACTTGCAGTTGGAACTGGTGGCACAAAACCAAATATTTCAACAATTGGTGCTgatcaatttgatgaatttGACCCCAAAGAAAAGCTTCACAAGCTTTCCTTCTTTAATTGGTGGATGTTTGGCATATTTCTTGGGACACTTTTTGCCAACACAGTTCTTGTTTGGATTCAAGACAATGTGGGATGGACTCTCGGTTACGGCCTTCCTACGACTGGACTTGCCATTTCTATACTGATATTCTTGGCAGGCACACAATTTTATAGGCATAGAATTCCTACTGGAAGTCCCTTTACAAGAATGGCCCAAGTCATAATTGCTTCCCTGAGAAAATGGAAGGTTTCTGTCCCTAGTGACCCTAAAGAACTATATGAGCTTGATCTTGAAGAGTATGCGAAAAATAAGAAAGTCAGGATTGATTCTACACCTTCATTGAG ATTTCTAAACAAAGCTTGTGTAAAAACAACTTCCACCAATCCATGGATGCTCTGTCCAGTTACCCAAGTGGAGGAAACTAAACAGATGCTACGAATGATTCCCATCCTAATCGCTACATTCATTCCAAGCACAATGATTGCACAGATTAACACACTTTTTGTCAAGCAAGGTACAACTCTCAACAGACGTCTTGGTGGCTTCAATATTCCACCAGCAAGCTTAGCAGCATTTGTAACATTAAGCATGCTGATCTCCGTCATATTATATGACCGATACTTTATGAAAATCATCAGAAGATGGACTAACAATCCTAGAGGAATTACTCTGCTTCAGAGAATGGGAATTGGAATGATTCTGCATATTGTTATAATGACAGTGGCATCGCTAACTGAGAAATACAGGCTTTCCGTGGCCAAAGATCATGGCCTAGTGCAAAATGCAGGTCAAGTGCCTCGGTCCATATTGCTTTTGCTTCCTCAATTCGTTCTTATGGGAGTAGCTGATGCATTCCTGGAGGTAGCAAAAATCGAGTTCTTCTATGATCAAGCACCAGAAAGCATGAAAAGTCTTGGAACATCTTATTCCATGACTACCTTAGGAGCTGGAAATTTCATCAGCAGTTTTCTTTTGTCTACAGTTTCTCGTATCACGAAGAGGGATGGGAACGAATGGATTCAAAACAACCTTAATGCTTCTCATCTCGACTATTATTATGCATTTTTTGCAGTATTAAACGTCTTGAACATTATCTTTTTCTTGATTATGACCAAGCTTTATATATACAAGGCAGAAATTTCGGATTCGATGGTTGTGCTCAGAGAAGAACTTGGGGGATTGAAGAGTAAGGTAACCGATGAAGAGGCAACAACAACATAG